One window of Thermocoleostomius sinensis A174 genomic DNA carries:
- the argH gene encoding argininosuccinate lyase — MVNTSSQPQTWSQRFESALHPAIARFNASIGFDIELIEYDLTGSQAHANMLAHTGILSVEEGEKLIEGLEQIRQEYRRGEFNPGVEAEDVHFAVERRLTELVGDIGKKLHTARSRNDQVGTDTRLYLRDQITHIRQQLRDFQTVMLTLAEQNIETLIPGYTHLQRAQPLSLAHHLLAYVEMTQRDWERLGDVYKRVNISPLGCGALAGTTFPIDRHYSAQLLNFDKPYANSLDGVSDRDFAIEFLCAASLIMVHLSRLAEEVILWASEEFSFVTLKDSCSTGSSIMPQKKNPDVPELVRGKTGRVFGHLQALLVLMKGLPLAYNKDLQEDKEALFDSVKTVRACLEAMTILMQEGLEFRTTRLNEAVAEDFSNATDVADYLAAKGVPFREAYNLVGKVVKTSLSAGKLLKDLTLDEWQALHPAFAADIYEAIAPRQVVSARNSYGGTGFEQIKQALAAAKQRLNES, encoded by the coding sequence ATGGTCAATACATCTTCACAACCTCAAACTTGGAGCCAACGGTTTGAATCGGCGCTGCATCCAGCGATCGCCCGCTTTAATGCCAGCATTGGGTTTGACATTGAACTAATTGAATACGACCTGACGGGTTCCCAAGCCCATGCCAACATGCTGGCCCATACAGGCATTCTTTCAGTAGAAGAAGGAGAAAAACTGATTGAAGGATTAGAACAAATTCGGCAAGAATATCGGCGAGGCGAGTTCAATCCGGGTGTTGAGGCTGAGGATGTACATTTTGCGGTAGAGCGGCGGCTGACGGAATTAGTTGGAGATATTGGCAAAAAACTGCACACGGCTCGATCGCGCAACGACCAAGTGGGAACCGACACGCGGCTGTATTTGCGTGACCAAATTACGCACATTCGCCAGCAGCTACGCGACTTCCAAACTGTAATGCTGACGTTGGCAGAGCAAAACATCGAAACCCTGATTCCGGGCTATACCCACTTACAACGGGCCCAGCCGTTGAGCTTGGCACACCATCTGTTAGCCTATGTGGAGATGACCCAACGGGACTGGGAGCGGTTGGGGGATGTGTATAAACGGGTAAATATTTCGCCTTTAGGCTGCGGAGCGTTAGCGGGTACGACGTTTCCCATCGATCGCCACTATTCGGCACAGTTGCTGAACTTCGATAAACCCTATGCCAATAGTTTGGACGGAGTCAGCGATCGAGATTTTGCGATCGAATTTCTCTGCGCGGCTAGCTTGATTATGGTGCATCTGTCGCGGCTGGCTGAAGAAGTGATTTTGTGGGCTTCGGAAGAATTTAGCTTTGTGACGCTGAAAGACAGTTGCTCTACGGGTTCCAGCATCATGCCGCAAAAGAAAAACCCGGATGTGCCGGAACTAGTGCGCGGCAAAACGGGACGAGTGTTTGGGCATCTGCAAGCCCTGCTGGTGCTGATGAAAGGACTGCCCCTCGCCTACAACAAAGATTTGCAGGAGGACAAAGAAGCCCTATTTGATAGCGTCAAGACGGTACGAGCCTGTTTAGAAGCCATGACGATTTTGATGCAGGAAGGGCTAGAGTTTCGCACGACTCGACTAAACGAAGCTGTTGCCGAAGATTTTTCCAATGCTACCGATGTCGCCGATTATTTGGCAGCTAAAGGGGTTCCCTTTCGCGAAGCCTACAACTTGGTGGGGAAAGTGGTGAAAACCTCGTTGTCTGCTGGAAAGTTGTTGAAGGATTTAACCCTGGATGAGTGGCAAGCGCTGCACCCTGCCTTTGCCGCCGATATCTACGAGGCGATCGCCCCACGTCAGGTGGTGTCAGCCCGTAACAGCTATGGTGGTACGGGCTTTGAACAGATCAAACAAGCGCTAGCTGCGGCAAAGCAGCGTCTAAACGAAAGCTAA
- the aroF gene encoding 3-deoxy-7-phosphoheptulonate synthase, whose product MQKAKLALKANSEHKTVIQLSDRVSIGGPDLLIVGGPCSVENQMQMEIIANRLAAAPVQALRGGVYKPRTSPYDFQGLGVEGLQILASMRDRYGLPVITEVMAISQIEEIAAHADVLQVGSRNMQNFDLLKALGQVNKPVLLKRGLAATIEELVMAAEYILSHGNSQVILCERGIRSFDSYTRNVLDLGAVVALRQITHLPIVVDPSHATGKRELVADLARAAVACGADGIMVECHPEPEKSISDARQTISLEDMVSLVRSLEPIAAAVGRSIPVGAGIVPRLSCV is encoded by the coding sequence ATGCAAAAGGCGAAACTCGCGCTCAAAGCTAATTCCGAACATAAAACCGTGATTCAGCTATCCGATCGCGTTTCGATCGGTGGTCCGGATTTGTTGATTGTCGGTGGCCCCTGCTCGGTGGAAAATCAAATGCAAATGGAAATCATCGCCAATCGGCTAGCGGCGGCTCCTGTGCAAGCCCTCCGGGGAGGTGTGTATAAGCCCCGCACATCCCCATATGATTTCCAAGGATTGGGCGTAGAAGGGTTACAAATTCTGGCGTCCATGCGCGATCGCTACGGATTGCCTGTGATTACCGAAGTCATGGCCATTTCACAGATCGAGGAGATCGCGGCTCATGCCGATGTGCTGCAAGTGGGTAGCCGTAATATGCAAAACTTTGATCTGCTGAAAGCCTTGGGGCAAGTGAACAAACCTGTCCTGTTAAAACGAGGACTGGCTGCCACGATCGAGGAACTGGTGATGGCCGCCGAATATATCCTCAGCCACGGCAATTCCCAGGTGATTTTATGCGAACGAGGAATTCGCAGCTTCGATAGCTACACCCGCAATGTGTTGGACTTGGGAGCCGTGGTCGCGCTGAGGCAAATTACCCATCTGCCGATCGTCGTCGATCCCAGTCATGCCACCGGTAAACGAGAATTAGTTGCCGATTTGGCCAGAGCCGCCGTCGCCTGCGGAGCCGATGGCATCATGGTGGAATGTCATCCAGAGCCGGAAAAGTCGATCTCAGATGCCCGTCAGACAATTTCTCTAGAAGACATGGTAAGTTTAGTGCGCAGTCTAGAACCGATCGCCGCCGCCGTTGGTCGATCCATACCTGTAGGAGCCGGGATTGTCCCCCGGCTTTCTTGTGTGTAG
- a CDS encoding DNA-methyltransferase: MSESHPKKIRAPMNRTLDLTPEDRLRLRPRLIRDIPIELTALPIGTIHGDSIALASHLPCHTVDLLILDPPYNLNKDFNGYRFSKRTVADYTRWLDRAIVAFKPLLKSTASVYICGEWLTSASIFEVASSHFIVRNRITWEREKGRGAKANWKNASEDIWFCTVSNTYTFNADAVKLRRRVIAPYRQQDGTPKDWQITQQGKFRETYPSNLWTDITVPFWSMPENTNHPTQKSEKLIAKLILASTKVGDMVFDPFQGSGTSSVVAKKLNRAYLGIDLNEEYCLLAERRLELAEVDTTIQGLAEGVFWERNTSVGRSS, from the coding sequence GTGAGTGAATCGCATCCGAAAAAAATTCGTGCGCCGATGAATCGCACCCTAGATCTGACACCGGAAGACCGCTTGCGCTTGCGGCCACGTTTAATTCGTGATATCCCAATAGAGTTGACCGCACTGCCGATCGGCACAATCCACGGAGATTCGATCGCGTTGGCTTCCCACCTACCATGTCATACTGTGGATTTGCTGATTTTAGATCCGCCCTACAATCTCAACAAAGATTTCAATGGCTATCGATTCTCTAAGCGCACGGTGGCAGACTACACGAGGTGGCTCGATCGGGCAATCGTAGCCTTTAAACCACTGCTCAAATCCACGGCTTCCGTTTATATTTGCGGTGAATGGTTGACTTCTGCGTCTATCTTCGAGGTGGCGTCTTCTCATTTCATTGTCCGCAATCGCATCACGTGGGAACGTGAGAAAGGGCGAGGAGCTAAAGCTAACTGGAAAAATGCTAGTGAGGATATTTGGTTTTGCACTGTATCCAACACGTATACCTTTAACGCTGATGCTGTGAAGTTGCGCCGCCGTGTAATTGCACCCTATCGCCAGCAGGACGGTACACCTAAAGATTGGCAAATCACCCAGCAGGGTAAGTTTCGAGAAACATATCCCTCGAATCTGTGGACGGACATCACTGTGCCGTTTTGGTCAATGCCCGAAAATACTAATCACCCGACCCAGAAAAGCGAGAAGCTCATCGCTAAGCTGATTTTGGCTAGCACCAAGGTGGGGGATATGGTCTTCGATCCATTTCAAGGCAGCGGCACATCGTCGGTGGTAGCGAAGAAACTCAATCGAGCTTACCTAGGCATTGATTTGAATGAAGAGTATTGCCTGTTGGCAGAGCGACGTTTGGAACTGGCAGAGGTCGATACCACGATTCAAGGTTTAGCGGAGGGGGTGTTTTGGGAGCGCAATACGTCGGTAGGGCGATCCTCGTAA
- the menB gene encoding 1,4-dihydroxy-2-naphthoyl-CoA synthase produces the protein MQVEWRVVKTYEDILYHKADGIAKITINRPHKRNAFRPKTIFELYDAFVDAREDTDIGVVLLTGAGPHTDGKYAFCSGGDQSVRGEAGYVGDDGIPRLNVLDLQRLIRSMPKVVIALVAGYAIGGGHVLHVVCDLTIAADNAIFGQTGPKVGSFDGGFGASYLARIIGQKKAREIWFLCRQYDANQALEMGLVNCVVPVEHLEAEGIQWAQEILEKSPIAIRCLKAAFNADCDGQAGLQELAGNATLLYYMTEEGAEGKQAFLEKRKPNFRQYPWLP, from the coding sequence ATGCAAGTTGAATGGCGCGTCGTTAAAACCTACGAAGATATTCTTTATCACAAAGCCGATGGCATCGCCAAAATCACCATTAACCGCCCCCATAAACGCAATGCCTTTCGTCCCAAGACCATTTTTGAACTCTACGATGCCTTTGTCGATGCTCGCGAAGATACCGATATCGGCGTTGTGCTGCTGACCGGGGCCGGTCCCCACACCGACGGCAAGTATGCCTTCTGCTCCGGTGGCGATCAAAGCGTGCGCGGCGAGGCGGGTTATGTGGGCGATGATGGCATTCCTCGCTTGAACGTGTTGGATTTGCAGCGGTTGATTCGATCGATGCCTAAAGTGGTAATTGCCCTAGTGGCAGGCTATGCCATTGGTGGTGGGCATGTGCTGCATGTAGTATGTGATTTGACGATCGCAGCCGATAATGCCATCTTTGGACAAACAGGACCCAAGGTAGGTAGCTTTGACGGAGGGTTTGGAGCCAGTTACTTAGCGCGAATTATTGGTCAGAAAAAAGCACGCGAAATTTGGTTTCTCTGTCGGCAATATGATGCGAACCAAGCCTTAGAGATGGGGTTGGTCAATTGCGTTGTTCCCGTTGAGCACTTGGAAGCGGAAGGAATTCAATGGGCCCAAGAAATCCTAGAGAAAAGTCCGATCGCCATTCGTTGCCTTAAAGCGGCGTTCAACGCCGACTGTGATGGACAAGCGGGATTACAAGAACTGGCTGGTAATGCCACTTTGCTCTACTACATGACTGAAGAAGGAGCCGAAGGAAAGCAGGCTTTTCTAGAAAAGCGCAAACCCAATTTTCGTCAATATCCCTGGCTGCCATAG
- a CDS encoding helix-hairpin-helix domain-containing protein: protein MEHPELLQRLKCIGLTGRNVKKIIETIEHKQRYKPFESLKDVVMRVKGLTYEKIVDLVENP, encoded by the coding sequence TTGGAGCATCCTGAACTGCTACAACGCCTGAAGTGTATTGGCTTGACGGGTAGAAACGTCAAAAAGATTATTGAAACCATTGAACACAAACAACGCTACAAACCCTTCGAATCTCTGAAAGATGTTGTGATGCGGGTCAAAGGGTTGACCTACGAAAAGATAGTTGATTTAGTTGAAAATCCTTAG
- a CDS encoding AAA-like domain-containing protein: MMPHDALEIVNKILEPKRLNYAQEVVLLQSWSGKIYREIAAEFGYDLDYIKEVGSQLWSSLSDALGEKVTKKNFKLVLSNFYSNNTAALDPEADLISPKLEPLRFPGGVVPLYSNLYIHRPPIEERAYAEIVRPGSLIRIKAARMLGKSSLIYRVLDHARQRRFHTVMLNLQTADDSVLNDLNQFLRWLCLNVSWQLNLEPKLDNYWNEEIGSKVSCSIYFQEYLLSHLDTPIVIALDEVNRLFEYSDLAKDFLPLLRAWYEEAANVEIWQKLRLIVSHSTEVYVALNIHQSPFNVGLPIYLPEFTRSQVQDLVQRYGLSRTEIDEQEIDALIVLVGGHPYLVRLALYWLRQREMTFSELLQTAPTLSGIYSNHLRRCWEEVQQFPELWEALQQVVRSPEGLPLDSIIAYRLESLGLIKFEGSNVVPSCDLYRLFFLAQMGDGNGN, encoded by the coding sequence ATGATGCCGCACGATGCCCTGGAAATTGTCAACAAAATTCTTGAACCGAAACGGCTTAATTATGCACAAGAGGTGGTTCTCTTACAATCTTGGTCAGGAAAAATTTATCGAGAAATTGCCGCAGAATTTGGCTATGACCTAGACTACATCAAGGAAGTTGGCTCCCAATTATGGAGTTCTTTGTCAGACGCTCTAGGCGAAAAGGTGACAAAAAAGAACTTCAAGCTCGTGCTGTCTAACTTCTATTCTAATAACACGGCGGCGCTCGACCCAGAGGCTGATCTGATTTCCCCCAAACTAGAACCGCTGCGGTTTCCAGGGGGGGTTGTACCACTCTATTCCAACTTATACATCCACCGCCCACCCATCGAAGAGAGGGCTTATGCAGAAATTGTAAGACCAGGAAGCTTAATTCGCATTAAAGCCGCTCGGATGTTGGGCAAATCGTCTCTCATTTATCGCGTGCTAGATCATGCCCGACAAAGACGCTTTCACACGGTGATGCTGAATTTACAAACTGCAGATGATTCAGTATTGAACGATCTCAATCAATTTTTGCGTTGGCTATGCCTCAACGTGAGTTGGCAATTGAATCTAGAGCCTAAGCTGGACAATTATTGGAATGAGGAGATTGGCAGCAAGGTTAGTTGTTCCATCTACTTTCAAGAATATTTGCTATCGCACCTGGATACACCGATTGTTATTGCGCTCGATGAAGTGAATCGCCTCTTTGAGTATTCCGACTTAGCCAAAGATTTTCTGCCTCTGCTGCGGGCCTGGTATGAAGAAGCTGCGAATGTAGAGATTTGGCAAAAACTGCGGTTAATTGTGTCTCATTCTACCGAGGTCTATGTTGCTCTTAACATTCACCAATCACCGTTTAATGTAGGGTTGCCTATCTACCTACCTGAATTTACTCGATCGCAAGTGCAAGATTTGGTACAGCGCTACGGCCTCAGCCGTACTGAAATCGATGAGCAAGAGATTGACGCTTTGATTGTTTTAGTGGGTGGACATCCCTATTTGGTTCGGCTAGCCCTATACTGGTTGCGCCAACGGGAAATGACCTTCTCGGAATTATTGCAAACAGCCCCAACATTATCTGGCATCTACAGTAATCATTTACGCCGCTGTTGGGAAGAAGTGCAACAATTTCCAGAGTTATGGGAAGCACTTCAGCAGGTAGTACGTTCTCCAGAGGGGCTGCCATTAGACTCCATCATTGCCTATCGCTTAGAAAGCCTGGGGCTTATTAAATTTGAAGGCAGTAACGTTGTCCCGTCCTGTGATCTATACCGCCTCTTTTTTCTGGCACAGATGGGTGATGGAAACGGGAATTAG
- the leuS gene encoding leucine--tRNA ligase, with amino-acid sequence MESRYNPAEIEEKWQQTWLAEGSDRTPDNTDKPKFYALSMFPYPSGNLHMGHVRNYTITDVIARVRRMQGYRVLHPMGWDAFGLPAENAAIDRGIHPAKWTYQNVAQMRAQLQRLGLSYDWEREVTTCSPDYYRWTQWIFLEFFKAGLAYQKEAAVNWDPIDQTVLANEQVDSEGRSWRSGAMVERRLLKQWFLKITDYAEQLLQDLDQLDGWPERVRLMQENWIGKSTGAEVVFQTETGETIPVFTTRPDTLWGATFMVLSPEHPLVEKLTTESQAEIVTAYRTEAAAKNEIDRTADDREKTGVWTGSYAINPVNDEKIPIWIADYVLMGYGTGAIMAVPAHDQRDFEFAKKFNLPIKVVVQPTNETIDADTMTAAYPHEGVMVHSGPLDGVMTGKGSGQSVEAAVQWLEANGKGKGTANYRLRDWLISRQRYWGCPIPVVHCSSCGTVPVPDAELPVLLPENVEFTGRGPSPLAQLEDWINVPCPTCGTPARRETDTMDTFICSSWYFLRYPDARNDQQVFDPAKTNDWMPVDQYVGGIEHAILHLLYSRFFTKVLRDRGLLNFDEPFKRLLTQGMVQAAAYKNPNTGKYVAPSQIADLSNPTDPATGEPLTVVFEKMSKSKYNGIDPGDVLGKYGADTARMFILFKAPPEKDLEWDDADVEGQFRFLNRVWRLVCEFGDRASVQKTAEAQALNHDEKDLRYAIHYAIEQITEDLEEEYQFNTAVSELMKLSNALNDATCKTSPVYREGIETLLKLLAPFAPHIAEELWQRLGHTDSIHHQPWCVPDPTALVVDEIPLVIQIMGKTRGTIQVPAQASQQELETYARESELAQRYIAGKTIKKVIVVPGKLVNFVVG; translated from the coding sequence GTGGAGTCCCGCTACAATCCGGCAGAAATTGAGGAAAAATGGCAGCAAACGTGGCTGGCTGAAGGCAGCGATCGTACACCTGACAACACCGACAAGCCCAAGTTCTATGCATTGTCCATGTTTCCCTATCCATCAGGCAATTTGCACATGGGGCATGTCCGTAACTACACAATTACCGATGTCATTGCTAGAGTGCGTCGAATGCAAGGCTATCGAGTTCTGCATCCAATGGGGTGGGATGCCTTTGGGCTGCCAGCGGAAAATGCGGCGATCGATCGGGGCATTCATCCAGCCAAGTGGACTTACCAGAATGTGGCGCAAATGCGGGCGCAGTTGCAGCGGTTGGGGTTGTCCTACGATTGGGAGCGGGAAGTCACGACGTGCTCGCCAGACTATTACCGCTGGACACAGTGGATTTTTCTAGAGTTTTTTAAGGCCGGGTTGGCGTACCAAAAAGAAGCAGCAGTGAATTGGGACCCGATTGACCAAACTGTTTTAGCTAATGAGCAGGTGGACAGTGAAGGGCGATCGTGGCGATCGGGCGCGATGGTAGAACGACGACTGCTGAAACAGTGGTTCCTCAAAATCACTGACTATGCTGAACAACTACTGCAAGACCTAGATCAGTTAGACGGCTGGCCGGAGCGAGTCCGCTTGATGCAAGAAAACTGGATCGGCAAATCTACTGGAGCCGAAGTAGTGTTTCAAACCGAGACGGGAGAAACGATACCCGTGTTCACAACCCGTCCTGATACCTTGTGGGGAGCAACCTTCATGGTGCTGTCTCCCGAACACCCGCTAGTTGAGAAATTGACCACTGAGTCACAAGCTGAGATTGTGACTGCCTATCGCACCGAAGCGGCAGCCAAGAATGAAATCGATCGCACCGCAGACGATCGAGAAAAAACAGGCGTATGGACGGGCAGCTACGCCATCAATCCAGTTAACGACGAAAAAATTCCCATTTGGATTGCTGACTATGTGCTGATGGGCTATGGTACGGGCGCAATCATGGCGGTTCCGGCTCACGATCAACGCGATTTTGAGTTTGCCAAGAAATTTAATCTGCCGATCAAGGTGGTAGTGCAACCAACCAATGAGACGATCGACGCAGATACCATGACCGCAGCCTACCCCCACGAAGGGGTAATGGTGCATTCTGGGCCGCTCGATGGCGTAATGACTGGCAAAGGTTCGGGGCAAAGCGTGGAAGCGGCGGTGCAATGGCTAGAAGCTAATGGCAAAGGCAAGGGAACAGCCAACTACCGCCTTAGAGATTGGTTAATCTCTCGTCAGCGCTATTGGGGCTGTCCAATTCCAGTAGTGCATTGCTCTAGCTGTGGTACGGTGCCTGTTCCCGATGCTGAATTGCCGGTGTTGCTACCAGAAAATGTAGAATTTACGGGACGCGGGCCGTCGCCCTTGGCGCAACTAGAAGATTGGATTAACGTGCCTTGCCCCACCTGCGGTACACCCGCCCGCCGTGAAACTGACACGATGGACACCTTTATTTGTTCATCGTGGTATTTCTTACGCTACCCCGATGCTCGCAATGATCAGCAGGTGTTTGATCCAGCCAAAACCAATGATTGGATGCCCGTAGATCAATATGTGGGGGGCATTGAGCACGCAATTTTACACTTGCTGTATTCGCGCTTTTTCACCAAAGTGTTGCGCGATCGAGGCTTACTCAACTTTGATGAACCGTTCAAGCGTCTTCTAACGCAAGGGATGGTGCAGGCAGCCGCCTACAAAAATCCCAACACTGGGAAGTATGTTGCTCCCAGTCAAATTGCCGATCTGTCAAACCCTACCGATCCAGCTACTGGTGAACCATTGACAGTGGTGTTTGAAAAAATGTCAAAGTCGAAGTATAACGGCATTGATCCCGGCGATGTATTGGGTAAATATGGCGCAGACACCGCTCGTATGTTCATTTTATTCAAAGCCCCGCCGGAAAAAGATCTGGAATGGGATGATGCGGATGTGGAAGGGCAATTTCGTTTCTTAAATCGGGTGTGGCGCTTGGTGTGCGAGTTTGGCGATCGTGCGTCTGTACAAAAAACCGCTGAGGCTCAGGCGCTGAATCACGATGAGAAAGACTTGCGCTACGCCATTCACTATGCCATTGAGCAGATTACAGAAGACTTGGAAGAAGAGTATCAATTTAATACAGCCGTTTCGGAGTTGATGAAATTGAGCAATGCTCTTAATGATGCTACTTGCAAGACCTCACCTGTTTATCGAGAAGGAATTGAGACCCTGTTGAAGTTGTTGGCTCCATTTGCACCCCATATTGCCGAAGAGTTGTGGCAGCGATTAGGGCATACCGATTCCATCCACCATCAGCCTTGGTGTGTTCCTGATCCAACCGCATTAGTGGTAGATGAAATTCCGCTAGTGATTCAAATTATGGGTAAGACTCGCGGTACAATTCAAGTGCCAGCCCAAGCTAGCCAGCAAGAACTGGAAACCTATGCCCGTGAGTCTGAGCTAGCACAGCGCTACATTGCTGGAAAGACTATCAAGAAAGTCATTGTAGTGCCAGGGAAACTTGTAAACTTCGTTGTTGGGTAA
- a CDS encoding gamma-glutamylcyclotransferase family protein, with translation MDLGSTVAPARLKVFVYGTLKPGQCNYDRYCGHAVVNQQVAIVYGQLFDLPFGYPALTPGPGVVHGVVLEFADNNVLTQLDELEDYDPQRPIGQNEYVRVLVKTFSLQHQPLGEAWAYQMPLEQAKRFGGVRLPHGYWQGR, from the coding sequence ATGGATCTAGGCTCTACTGTAGCTCCAGCCCGTCTCAAAGTTTTCGTGTATGGAACCTTAAAACCGGGTCAGTGCAACTACGATCGCTACTGTGGCCATGCAGTGGTGAACCAACAGGTGGCGATCGTGTATGGACAGTTATTTGATTTGCCGTTTGGCTATCCAGCCCTTACTCCCGGTCCCGGAGTTGTTCACGGTGTTGTATTGGAATTTGCCGATAATAATGTACTGACTCAACTCGATGAACTCGAGGATTATGATCCACAGCGGCCAATTGGGCAGAACGAATATGTGCGAGTACTAGTCAAAACGTTTAGCCTTCAGCATCAGCCTCTCGGTGAAGCGTGGGCTTATCAGATGCCGCTCGAACAGGCTAAACGTTTTGGAGGAGTCCGACTTCCGCACGGATACTGGCAAGGGCGCTGA
- a CDS encoding anti-sigma factor family protein: MSNFDDCDNYSPLLPDDEPGRRWDQSSPNTLDNLKRDRFELLSAYLDGEVSADERRQVEQWLATDATMQRLHARLLKLRQGVRMLPVPAPEQPVEQVAVEVISRLERRPKRTALWGGMAIAALFVGAVASTFSGGELVPSIAQSPDTHRITSNALPHDGLMIALDRPVIEIPKAAISDSVSPGTDGVQ, encoded by the coding sequence ATGTCTAACTTTGACGATTGCGATAACTATAGCCCTCTTCTACCAGATGACGAACCGGGTCGCCGGTGGGATCAGTCTTCTCCAAACACCCTTGATAACCTAAAGCGCGATCGATTTGAACTACTCAGCGCCTACTTAGACGGAGAAGTTTCGGCCGATGAACGTCGCCAAGTTGAACAGTGGCTAGCGACGGATGCAACAATGCAACGGTTACATGCTCGATTGCTGAAACTGCGGCAAGGCGTGCGAATGCTGCCAGTTCCTGCTCCTGAACAGCCCGTTGAACAGGTTGCCGTCGAGGTCATTTCTCGGTTAGAGCGTCGCCCGAAGCGGACTGCCCTGTGGGGGGGAATGGCGATTGCCGCCTTATTTGTTGGAGCCGTCGCTAGTACTTTTTCCGGTGGAGAGTTAGTGCCCTCGATCGCTCAATCTCCAGATACCCACCGCATCACCTCCAATGCCTTACCCCATGACGGCCTGATGATTGCCCTCGATCGACCTGTGATTGAAATTCCTAAAGCAGCCATTTCAGACTCGGTGTCCCCCGGAACTGATGGCGTTCAGTAG
- a CDS encoding sigma-70 family RNA polymerase sigma factor, producing the protein MSSESLPVSWSAVEAIAPQASLVQANKLSNYDLILQCQAGVRPGKALFSELIRRYHPHVEKVLYHLAPDWTDRADLAQEVWIRVYRNIKRLQEPAKFRGWLSRITTNLFYDELRKRKRVNPPLSLDAPLNVEDGEIDWEIASDDPGPAEEMITQEFYDQLREAIADLPEVFRTTIVLREIEGMSYEEIAEITGVSLGTVKSRIARARQRLQYQLQTYLED; encoded by the coding sequence ATGAGTAGTGAATCTCTTCCTGTATCTTGGTCAGCGGTTGAGGCGATTGCTCCTCAAGCCTCGCTGGTTCAAGCCAACAAACTCTCCAACTATGACCTAATCTTGCAGTGTCAAGCTGGGGTGCGTCCTGGAAAAGCGCTGTTTTCAGAACTGATTCGCCGCTATCATCCCCATGTAGAGAAGGTGTTATATCACCTTGCTCCAGATTGGACAGATCGGGCAGACTTGGCTCAGGAAGTCTGGATTCGGGTTTATCGAAACATTAAACGCTTGCAAGAACCTGCTAAATTTCGTGGTTGGTTGAGCCGGATCACAACAAACCTATTCTATGACGAGTTGCGCAAGCGTAAGCGGGTTAATCCCCCTCTATCGCTAGATGCGCCGTTGAATGTTGAGGATGGAGAAATAGATTGGGAAATTGCTTCCGATGATCCGGGCCCAGCCGAGGAGATGATTACTCAAGAATTCTATGATCAACTCCGAGAAGCGATCGCCGATTTACCAGAAGTATTCCGAACTACCATCGTATTGCGAGAAATCGAAGGGATGTCCTATGAAGAAATTGCTGAAATTACCGGGGTTTCTTTAGGAACCGTCAAATCCAGAATTGCCAGAGCACGCCAACGGCTTCAGTATCAATTACAAACTTATCTAGAAGATTGA
- a CDS encoding DUF3598 family protein: MSLDASTSQWERLLLNLGAWQGSFSRFSPQGVLQEDTPTLVTLEGLNENQTIRQTIQLFSLATGELVQNKVLEYSSLSRSTLFFADGAFSQGSMQFAPFSEFGAELGFIQSDRRLRLVQLFDKDGHFSRLTLIREHRQHTPKTERPPLSVEMLLGNWQGTAITLYPDWRTPEGYVTSLQVHREGNLLRQQLTTPQWELVSTGEIAGSIVRFQQGHYPIQLLLLPDGASSNTPLTIPKGEPFFLEAGWLIAKNLRQRMIRRYDAKGGWVSLTLVTERKVEA, from the coding sequence ATGTCACTTGATGCGTCAACATCTCAATGGGAACGATTACTCCTAAATCTGGGAGCTTGGCAAGGTTCATTCTCGCGCTTCTCGCCGCAAGGAGTGTTGCAAGAAGACACACCCACCCTAGTCACGTTGGAAGGGTTGAACGAGAACCAAACAATCCGACAGACTATTCAGTTGTTTTCTCTGGCAACAGGCGAACTGGTTCAGAACAAAGTATTAGAGTACAGTTCGCTCAGTCGAAGCACATTATTCTTTGCCGATGGGGCCTTTTCACAAGGTTCTATGCAGTTCGCTCCCTTCTCTGAGTTTGGGGCTGAGCTTGGTTTTATTCAAAGCGATCGTCGCTTGCGGTTGGTGCAACTGTTCGATAAAGACGGTCATTTTTCTCGCTTAACGCTAATTCGTGAACATCGGCAGCATACTCCAAAGACTGAACGTCCACCTCTATCAGTGGAAATGTTGTTGGGAAATTGGCAAGGAACAGCCATCACGCTCTATCCCGATTGGCGTACGCCTGAGGGCTATGTCACATCACTTCAGGTACATCGGGAGGGCAATTTGCTACGCCAACAGCTAACCACGCCCCAATGGGAACTCGTGTCTACAGGAGAAATTGCAGGGTCGATCGTGCGCTTTCAGCAAGGACATTATCCGATTCAACTGCTGCTATTGCCAGATGGCGCGTCATCAAATACCCCATTAACTATCCCTAAGGGAGAGCCTTTTTTTCTAGAAGCTGGCTGGTTGATTGCCAAGAATCTACGGCAGCGGATGATTCGCCGCTATGATGCCAAGGGTGGCTGGGTTAGCTTAACACTGGTGACAGAACGAAAGGTTGAGGCTTAG